A portion of the Plodia interpunctella isolate USDA-ARS_2022_Savannah chromosome 4, ilPloInte3.2, whole genome shotgun sequence genome contains these proteins:
- the LOC128669641 gene encoding muscle LIM protein 1 isoform X5, with protein MPFKPADNPKCPKCGKSVYAAEERVAGGLKWHKMCFKCGLCQKLLDSTNCSEHEGELFCKVCHARKFGPKGYGFGGGAGCLSMDAGEHLKADQ; from the exons ATGCCTTTCAAACCAGCAGATAATCCCAAGTGTCCGAAATGCGGCAAGTCGGTGTACGCAGCCGAGGAGCGAGTGGCCGGAGGGCTCAAATGGCACAAGATGTGCTTCAAGTGCG gatTGTGCCAGAAATTGCTGGACTCCACCAACTGCTCAGAACACGAAGGTGAACTGTTCTGCAAAGTGTGCCATGCGCGCAAATTCGGACCAAAAGGCTACGGCTTCGGTGGTGGCGCCGGCTGTCTGTCTATGGATGCTGGTGAACATCTGAAGGCTGACCA GTAA
- the Mp20 gene encoding muscle-specific protein 20, translating to MSLERQVRAKLASKRNPEQEKECQEWIESVLGAKFPPNEAFEEVLKDGTVLCQLINKLKPGSVPKINTSGGQFKMMENITNFQAAIKAYGVPDIDVFQTVDLWEKKDIAQVVSTLFALGRETYRHSEWSGPYLGPKPADECKRDFSEEVLKAGQTVIGLQAGSNKGATQAGQNLGAGRKILLGK from the exons ATGTCTCTGGAACGCCAAGTCCGCGCCAAG CTCGCTTCTAAGCGCAACCCCGAGCAGGAGAAGGAATGTCAAGAATGGATCGAGTCTGTGTTGGGAGCCAAGTTTCCGCCCAACGAGGCTTTCGAGGAGGTGCTCAAGGACGGCACCGTCCTATGTCAGCTCATCAATAAGTTGAAGCCTGGCTCCGTCCCCAAGATCAACACCTCTGGAGGACAGTTCAAGATGATGGAAAACATCACTAA CTTTCAGGCTGCCATCAAGGCGTACGGCGTGCCTGACATCGACGTCTTCCAGACCGTCGATCTTTGGGAGAAGAAGGACATCGCTCAGGTTGTCAGCACACTCTTCGCCTTGGGTCGCGAG ACCTACAGGCATTCGGAATGGAGCGGCCCGTACCTGGGCCCCAAGCCTGCTGACGAGTGCAAGCGCGACTTCTCCGAGGAGGTGCTGAAGGCTGGCCAGACGGTGATCGGGCTGCAAGCCGGCTCCAACAAGGGCGCCACTCAGGCCGGACAGAATCTCGGCGCTGGCCGCAAGATCCTGCTCGGCAAGTGA
- the LOC128669641 gene encoding muscle LIM protein Mlp84B isoform X4, whose product MPFKPADNPKCPKCGKSVYAAEERVAGGLKWHKMCFKCGLCQKLLDSTNCSEHEGELFCKVCHARKFGPKGYGFGGGAGCLSMDAGEHLKADQDVRTNGACLEPRVIAKAPPGEGCPRCGGYVYAAEQMLARGKGYHRRCFKCLNCNRTLDSMMHCDGPDREIYCRVCYGKKFGPKGYGYGKGAGVLQSDPYANGDQAPKTTLIDTAAIKAPPGKGCPRCGGVVFAAEQVLAKGREWHRKCFKCRDCTKTLDSIIACDGPDSEVYCKTCYGKKWGPHGYGFACGSGFLQTDGLTEDEISANRPFYNPDTTSIKAPKGQGCPRCGGMVFAAEQQLAKGTMWHKKCFNCAECHRPLDSMLACDGPDKEIHCKACYAKLFGPKGFGFGHAPTLVSTDAEPTITYTEQLPFTGQKAAKGQGCPRCGFPVYAAEQMHSKNGTWHRRCFSCADCHRSLDSTNLNDGPNGEIYCRGCYGRNFGPKGVGFGMGAGTLTMA is encoded by the exons ATGCCTTTCAAACCAGCAGATAATCCCAAGTGTCCGAAATGCGGCAAGTCGGTGTACGCAGCCGAGGAGCGAGTGGCCGGAGGGCTCAAATGGCACAAGATGTGCTTCAAGTGCG gatTGTGCCAGAAATTGCTGGACTCCACCAACTGCTCAGAACACGAAGGTGAACTGTTCTGCAAAGTGTGCCATGCGCGCAAATTCGGACCAAAAGGCTACGGCTTCGGTGGTGGCGCCGGCTGTCTGTCTATGGATGCTGGTGAACATCTGAAGGCTGACCA GGACGTAAGAACCAACGGAGCATGCCTTGAGCCTCGAGTCATCGCGAAGGCCCCGCCTGGTGAGGGTTGCCCCCGCTGCGGCGGTTACGTATATGCCGCTGAGCAGATGTTGGCTCGTGGGAAG GGCTATCACAGAAGATGCTTCAAATGCTTAAATTGCAACAGAACTCTTGATTCCATGATGCATTGTGACGGACCAGACAGAGAAATTTATTGTCGAG TATGTTATGGGAAGAAGTTTGGTCCTAAGGGATACGGGTACGGAAAGGGAGCTGGAGTGTTGCAGAGTGACCCTTACGCCAATGG TGATCAAGCACCCAAGACCACGCTAATCGACACTGCGGCTATTAAAGCTCCCCCAGGCAAGGGCTGCCCACGTTGTGGTGGGGTGGTATTCGCAGCAGAACAAGTTTTGGCGAAGGGTCGCGAGTGGCATCGCAAATGCTTCAAATGCCGCGACTGTACCAAGACGCTGGACTCAATCATTGCCTGCGACGGCCCAGACAGTGAAGTATACTGCAAGACTTGCTACGGCAAGAAATGGGGACCTCATGGATACGGATTCGCTTGCGGATCCGGATTCCTGCAGACTGATGGATTGAC CGAGGATGAAATCTCCGCCAACCGCCCTTTCTACAACCCTGACACGACGTCGATCAAGGCACCCAAAGGGCAGGGTTGCCCACGATGTGGCGGCATGGTCTTTGCGGCGGAACAACAGCTGGCTAAAGGAACT ATGTGGCATAAGAAGTGCTTCAACTGTGCAGAATGCCACAGGCCTCTGGACTCAATGCTGGCTTGTGATGGCCCTGACAAAGAGATCCATTGCAAGGCATGCTATGCGAAGCTGTTTGGGCCTAAAGGATTTGGTTTTGGTCATGCACCTACCCTAGTATCCACTGATGCTGAGCCCACCATTACata CACAGAACAACTTCCATTCACTGGGCAGAAGGCGGCTAAAGGCCAGGGCTGCCCTCGATGTGGATTCCCAGTCTATGCTGCAGAACAGATGCACTCCAAGAATGGCACATGGCACAGAAGGTGCTTCTCATGTGCGGATTGCCATAGATCTCTT GATTCCACCAACTTGAATGACGGACCCAATGGTGAAATCTACTGCCGAGGCTGCTACGGCAGGAACTTTGGTCCGAAAGGTGTTGGTTTCGGAATGGGCGCAGGCACATTAACCATGGCATAA
- the LOC128669642 gene encoding selenoprotein F → MVFNIINTAISILLIIFAIQESRPEFSTEDCASLGFIKANLLCSSCDQLKDFSLDDLVVHCKECCHNDESAPKQKKYARAILEVCTCKFPAYPQIQAFVKSDRPAKFPNLQIKYVRGLDPIIKLLDKDGIVKDTVAIEKWNTDSVEEFLNTHLEKEEDDDRSYLKTNQI, encoded by the coding sequence atggtttttaatataattaacacggcaatttcaattttattgattatatttgcTATTCAAGAAAGCAGACCAGAGTTTTCAACAGAAGATTGTGCATCCCTAGGATTCATCAAAGCTAACTTGCTCTGTTCATCCTGTGATCAATTGAAAGATTTCAGCTTAGATGACCTGGTAGTCCATTGCAAGGAATGTTGTCATAATGACGAATCTGCcccaaaacaaaagaaatatgcGCGTGCCATACTAGAAGTCTGTACGTGCAAGTTTCCGGCGTATCCTCAAATTCAAGCATTTGTTAAAAGTGACCGGCCTGCAAAGTTTCCCAACTTGCAAATCAAATATGTTCGCGGCCTAGACCCCATTATAAAGTTGCTAGATAAAGACGGTATTGTAAAGGACACTGTGGCGATCGAAAAATGGAACACAGACTCTGTAGAAGAATTTCTCAACACACATTTAGAGAAGGAGGAAGATGATGATcgtagttatttaaaaactaatcaaatctaa
- the LOC128669641 gene encoding muscle LIM protein Mlp84B isoform X2 — protein MPFKPADNPKCPKCGKSVYAAEERVAGGLKWHKMCFKCGLCQKLLDSTNCSEHEGELFCKVCHARKFGPKGYGFGGGAGCLSMDAGEHLKADQDVRTNGACLEPRVIAKAPPGEGCPRCGGYVYAAEQMLARGKGYHRRCFKCLNCNRTLDSMMHCDGPDREIYCRGCYAQRFGPRGIGHGGMSSLGLMCDIKDMEWQSDQAPKTTLIDTAAIKAPPGKGCPRCGGVVFAAEQVLAKGREWHRKCFKCRDCTKTLDSIIACDGPDSEVYCKTCYGKKWGPHGYGFACGSGFLQTDGLTEDEISANRPFYNPDTTSIKAPKGQGCPRCGGMVFAAEQQLAKGTMWHKKCFNCAECHRPLDSMLACDGPDKEIHCKACYAKLFGPKGFGFGHAPTLVSTDAEPTITYTEQLPFTGQKAAKGQGCPRCGFPVYAAEQMHSKNGTWHRRCFSCADCHRSLDSTNLNDGPNGEIYCRGCYGRNFGPKGVGFGMGAGTLTMA, from the exons ATGCCTTTCAAACCAGCAGATAATCCCAAGTGTCCGAAATGCGGCAAGTCGGTGTACGCAGCCGAGGAGCGAGTGGCCGGAGGGCTCAAATGGCACAAGATGTGCTTCAAGTGCG gatTGTGCCAGAAATTGCTGGACTCCACCAACTGCTCAGAACACGAAGGTGAACTGTTCTGCAAAGTGTGCCATGCGCGCAAATTCGGACCAAAAGGCTACGGCTTCGGTGGTGGCGCCGGCTGTCTGTCTATGGATGCTGGTGAACATCTGAAGGCTGACCA GGACGTAAGAACCAACGGAGCATGCCTTGAGCCTCGAGTCATCGCGAAGGCCCCGCCTGGTGAGGGTTGCCCCCGCTGCGGCGGTTACGTATATGCCGCTGAGCAGATGTTGGCTCGTGGGAAG GGCTATCACAGAAGATGCTTCAAATGCTTAAATTGCAACAGAACTCTTGATTCCATGATGCATTGTGACGGACCAGACAGAGAAATTTATTGTCGAG GATGCTACGCACAAAGATTTGGTCCTAGAGGGATTGGACACGGGGGGATGTCATCCCTGGGTCTTATGTGTGATATAAAGGACATGGAGTGGCAAAG TGATCAAGCACCCAAGACCACGCTAATCGACACTGCGGCTATTAAAGCTCCCCCAGGCAAGGGCTGCCCACGTTGTGGTGGGGTGGTATTCGCAGCAGAACAAGTTTTGGCGAAGGGTCGCGAGTGGCATCGCAAATGCTTCAAATGCCGCGACTGTACCAAGACGCTGGACTCAATCATTGCCTGCGACGGCCCAGACAGTGAAGTATACTGCAAGACTTGCTACGGCAAGAAATGGGGACCTCATGGATACGGATTCGCTTGCGGATCCGGATTCCTGCAGACTGATGGATTGAC CGAGGATGAAATCTCCGCCAACCGCCCTTTCTACAACCCTGACACGACGTCGATCAAGGCACCCAAAGGGCAGGGTTGCCCACGATGTGGCGGCATGGTCTTTGCGGCGGAACAACAGCTGGCTAAAGGAACT ATGTGGCATAAGAAGTGCTTCAACTGTGCAGAATGCCACAGGCCTCTGGACTCAATGCTGGCTTGTGATGGCCCTGACAAAGAGATCCATTGCAAGGCATGCTATGCGAAGCTGTTTGGGCCTAAAGGATTTGGTTTTGGTCATGCACCTACCCTAGTATCCACTGATGCTGAGCCCACCATTACata CACAGAACAACTTCCATTCACTGGGCAGAAGGCGGCTAAAGGCCAGGGCTGCCCTCGATGTGGATTCCCAGTCTATGCTGCAGAACAGATGCACTCCAAGAATGGCACATGGCACAGAAGGTGCTTCTCATGTGCGGATTGCCATAGATCTCTT GATTCCACCAACTTGAATGACGGACCCAATGGTGAAATCTACTGCCGAGGCTGCTACGGCAGGAACTTTGGTCCGAAAGGTGTTGGTTTCGGAATGGGCGCAGGCACATTAACCATGGCATAA
- the LOC128669641 gene encoding muscle LIM protein Mlp84B isoform X1: MPFKPADNPKCPKCGKSVYAAEERVAGGLKWHKMCFKCGLCQKLLDSTNCSEHEGELFCKVCHARKFGPKGYGFGGGAGCLSMDAGEHLKADQDVRTNGACLEPRVIAKAPPGEGCPRCGGYVYAAEQMLARGKAWHRECFKCGDCHKRLDSTNCCEGPDKDIYCKGCYAQRFGPRGIGHGGMSSLGLMCDIKDMEWQSDQAPKTTLIDTAAIKAPPGKGCPRCGGVVFAAEQVLAKGREWHRKCFKCRDCTKTLDSIIACDGPDSEVYCKTCYGKKWGPHGYGFACGSGFLQTDGLTEDEISANRPFYNPDTTSIKAPKGQGCPRCGGMVFAAEQQLAKGTMWHKKCFNCAECHRPLDSMLACDGPDKEIHCKACYAKLFGPKGFGFGHAPTLVSTDAEPTITYTEQLPFTGQKAAKGQGCPRCGFPVYAAEQMHSKNGTWHRRCFSCADCHRSLDSTNLNDGPNGEIYCRGCYGRNFGPKGVGFGMGAGTLTMA; this comes from the exons ATGCCTTTCAAACCAGCAGATAATCCCAAGTGTCCGAAATGCGGCAAGTCGGTGTACGCAGCCGAGGAGCGAGTGGCCGGAGGGCTCAAATGGCACAAGATGTGCTTCAAGTGCG gatTGTGCCAGAAATTGCTGGACTCCACCAACTGCTCAGAACACGAAGGTGAACTGTTCTGCAAAGTGTGCCATGCGCGCAAATTCGGACCAAAAGGCTACGGCTTCGGTGGTGGCGCCGGCTGTCTGTCTATGGATGCTGGTGAACATCTGAAGGCTGACCA GGACGTAAGAACCAACGGAGCATGCCTTGAGCCTCGAGTCATCGCGAAGGCCCCGCCTGGTGAGGGTTGCCCCCGCTGCGGCGGTTACGTATATGCCGCTGAGCAGATGTTGGCTCGTGGGAAG GCGTGGCACAGGGAGTGCTTCAAGTGCGGCGACTGTCACAAACGCCTGGACTCAACCAACTGTTGCGAAGGCCCAGACAAAGACATTTACTGCAAAG GATGCTACGCACAAAGATTTGGTCCTAGAGGGATTGGACACGGGGGGATGTCATCCCTGGGTCTTATGTGTGATATAAAGGACATGGAGTGGCAAAG TGATCAAGCACCCAAGACCACGCTAATCGACACTGCGGCTATTAAAGCTCCCCCAGGCAAGGGCTGCCCACGTTGTGGTGGGGTGGTATTCGCAGCAGAACAAGTTTTGGCGAAGGGTCGCGAGTGGCATCGCAAATGCTTCAAATGCCGCGACTGTACCAAGACGCTGGACTCAATCATTGCCTGCGACGGCCCAGACAGTGAAGTATACTGCAAGACTTGCTACGGCAAGAAATGGGGACCTCATGGATACGGATTCGCTTGCGGATCCGGATTCCTGCAGACTGATGGATTGAC CGAGGATGAAATCTCCGCCAACCGCCCTTTCTACAACCCTGACACGACGTCGATCAAGGCACCCAAAGGGCAGGGTTGCCCACGATGTGGCGGCATGGTCTTTGCGGCGGAACAACAGCTGGCTAAAGGAACT ATGTGGCATAAGAAGTGCTTCAACTGTGCAGAATGCCACAGGCCTCTGGACTCAATGCTGGCTTGTGATGGCCCTGACAAAGAGATCCATTGCAAGGCATGCTATGCGAAGCTGTTTGGGCCTAAAGGATTTGGTTTTGGTCATGCACCTACCCTAGTATCCACTGATGCTGAGCCCACCATTACata CACAGAACAACTTCCATTCACTGGGCAGAAGGCGGCTAAAGGCCAGGGCTGCCCTCGATGTGGATTCCCAGTCTATGCTGCAGAACAGATGCACTCCAAGAATGGCACATGGCACAGAAGGTGCTTCTCATGTGCGGATTGCCATAGATCTCTT GATTCCACCAACTTGAATGACGGACCCAATGGTGAAATCTACTGCCGAGGCTGCTACGGCAGGAACTTTGGTCCGAAAGGTGTTGGTTTCGGAATGGGCGCAGGCACATTAACCATGGCATAA
- the LOC128669641 gene encoding muscle LIM protein Mlp84B isoform X3 — MPFKPADNPKCPKCGKSVYAAEERVAGGLKWHKMCFKCGLCQKLLDSTNCSEHEGELFCKVCHARKFGPKGYGFGGGAGCLSMDAGEHLKADQDVRTNGACLEPRVIAKAPPGEGCPRCGGYVYAAEQMLARGKAWHRECFKCGDCHKRLDSTNCCEGPDKDIYCKVCYGKKFGPKGYGYGKGAGVLQSDPYANGDQAPKTTLIDTAAIKAPPGKGCPRCGGVVFAAEQVLAKGREWHRKCFKCRDCTKTLDSIIACDGPDSEVYCKTCYGKKWGPHGYGFACGSGFLQTDGLTEDEISANRPFYNPDTTSIKAPKGQGCPRCGGMVFAAEQQLAKGTMWHKKCFNCAECHRPLDSMLACDGPDKEIHCKACYAKLFGPKGFGFGHAPTLVSTDAEPTITYTEQLPFTGQKAAKGQGCPRCGFPVYAAEQMHSKNGTWHRRCFSCADCHRSLDSTNLNDGPNGEIYCRGCYGRNFGPKGVGFGMGAGTLTMA; from the exons ATGCCTTTCAAACCAGCAGATAATCCCAAGTGTCCGAAATGCGGCAAGTCGGTGTACGCAGCCGAGGAGCGAGTGGCCGGAGGGCTCAAATGGCACAAGATGTGCTTCAAGTGCG gatTGTGCCAGAAATTGCTGGACTCCACCAACTGCTCAGAACACGAAGGTGAACTGTTCTGCAAAGTGTGCCATGCGCGCAAATTCGGACCAAAAGGCTACGGCTTCGGTGGTGGCGCCGGCTGTCTGTCTATGGATGCTGGTGAACATCTGAAGGCTGACCA GGACGTAAGAACCAACGGAGCATGCCTTGAGCCTCGAGTCATCGCGAAGGCCCCGCCTGGTGAGGGTTGCCCCCGCTGCGGCGGTTACGTATATGCCGCTGAGCAGATGTTGGCTCGTGGGAAG GCGTGGCACAGGGAGTGCTTCAAGTGCGGCGACTGTCACAAACGCCTGGACTCAACCAACTGTTGCGAAGGCCCAGACAAAGACATTTACTGCAAAG TATGTTATGGGAAGAAGTTTGGTCCTAAGGGATACGGGTACGGAAAGGGAGCTGGAGTGTTGCAGAGTGACCCTTACGCCAATGG TGATCAAGCACCCAAGACCACGCTAATCGACACTGCGGCTATTAAAGCTCCCCCAGGCAAGGGCTGCCCACGTTGTGGTGGGGTGGTATTCGCAGCAGAACAAGTTTTGGCGAAGGGTCGCGAGTGGCATCGCAAATGCTTCAAATGCCGCGACTGTACCAAGACGCTGGACTCAATCATTGCCTGCGACGGCCCAGACAGTGAAGTATACTGCAAGACTTGCTACGGCAAGAAATGGGGACCTCATGGATACGGATTCGCTTGCGGATCCGGATTCCTGCAGACTGATGGATTGAC CGAGGATGAAATCTCCGCCAACCGCCCTTTCTACAACCCTGACACGACGTCGATCAAGGCACCCAAAGGGCAGGGTTGCCCACGATGTGGCGGCATGGTCTTTGCGGCGGAACAACAGCTGGCTAAAGGAACT ATGTGGCATAAGAAGTGCTTCAACTGTGCAGAATGCCACAGGCCTCTGGACTCAATGCTGGCTTGTGATGGCCCTGACAAAGAGATCCATTGCAAGGCATGCTATGCGAAGCTGTTTGGGCCTAAAGGATTTGGTTTTGGTCATGCACCTACCCTAGTATCCACTGATGCTGAGCCCACCATTACata CACAGAACAACTTCCATTCACTGGGCAGAAGGCGGCTAAAGGCCAGGGCTGCCCTCGATGTGGATTCCCAGTCTATGCTGCAGAACAGATGCACTCCAAGAATGGCACATGGCACAGAAGGTGCTTCTCATGTGCGGATTGCCATAGATCTCTT GATTCCACCAACTTGAATGACGGACCCAATGGTGAAATCTACTGCCGAGGCTGCTACGGCAGGAACTTTGGTCCGAAAGGTGTTGGTTTCGGAATGGGCGCAGGCACATTAACCATGGCATAA
- the LOC128669641 gene encoding muscle LIM protein Mlp84B isoform X6, which translates to MPFKPADNPKCPKCGKSVYAAEERVAGGLKWHKMCFKCGLCQKLLDSTNCSEHEGELFCKVCHARKFGPKGYGFGGGAGCLSMDAGEHLKADQDVRTNGACLEPRVIAKAPPGEGCPRCGGYVYAAEQMLARGKAWHRECFKCGDCHKRLDSTNCCEGPDKDIYCKVCYGKKFGPKGYGYGKGAGVLQSDPYANGGIGHGGMSSLGLMCDIKDMEWQSDQAPKTTLIDTAAIKAPPGKGCPRCGGVVFAAEQVLAKGREWHRKCFKCRDCTKTLDSIIACDGPDSEVYCKTCYGKKWGPHGYGFACGSGFLQTDGLTEDEISANRPFYNPDTTSIKAPKGQGCPRCGGMVFAAEQQLAKGTMWHKKCFNCAECHRPLDSMLACDGPDKEIHCKACYAKLFGPKGFGFGHAPTLVSTDAEPTITYTEQLPFTGQKAAKGQGCPRCGFPVYAAEQMHSKNGTWHRRCFSCADCHRSLDSTNLNDGPNGEIYCRGCYGRNFGPKGVGFGMGAGTLTMA; encoded by the exons ATGCCTTTCAAACCAGCAGATAATCCCAAGTGTCCGAAATGCGGCAAGTCGGTGTACGCAGCCGAGGAGCGAGTGGCCGGAGGGCTCAAATGGCACAAGATGTGCTTCAAGTGCG gatTGTGCCAGAAATTGCTGGACTCCACCAACTGCTCAGAACACGAAGGTGAACTGTTCTGCAAAGTGTGCCATGCGCGCAAATTCGGACCAAAAGGCTACGGCTTCGGTGGTGGCGCCGGCTGTCTGTCTATGGATGCTGGTGAACATCTGAAGGCTGACCA GGACGTAAGAACCAACGGAGCATGCCTTGAGCCTCGAGTCATCGCGAAGGCCCCGCCTGGTGAGGGTTGCCCCCGCTGCGGCGGTTACGTATATGCCGCTGAGCAGATGTTGGCTCGTGGGAAG GCGTGGCACAGGGAGTGCTTCAAGTGCGGCGACTGTCACAAACGCCTGGACTCAACCAACTGTTGCGAAGGCCCAGACAAAGACATTTACTGCAAAG TATGTTATGGGAAGAAGTTTGGTCCTAAGGGATACGGGTACGGAAAGGGAGCTGGAGTGTTGCAGAGTGACCCTTACGCCAATGG AGGGATTGGACACGGGGGGATGTCATCCCTGGGTCTTATGTGTGATATAAAGGACATGGAGTGGCAAAG TGATCAAGCACCCAAGACCACGCTAATCGACACTGCGGCTATTAAAGCTCCCCCAGGCAAGGGCTGCCCACGTTGTGGTGGGGTGGTATTCGCAGCAGAACAAGTTTTGGCGAAGGGTCGCGAGTGGCATCGCAAATGCTTCAAATGCCGCGACTGTACCAAGACGCTGGACTCAATCATTGCCTGCGACGGCCCAGACAGTGAAGTATACTGCAAGACTTGCTACGGCAAGAAATGGGGACCTCATGGATACGGATTCGCTTGCGGATCCGGATTCCTGCAGACTGATGGATTGAC CGAGGATGAAATCTCCGCCAACCGCCCTTTCTACAACCCTGACACGACGTCGATCAAGGCACCCAAAGGGCAGGGTTGCCCACGATGTGGCGGCATGGTCTTTGCGGCGGAACAACAGCTGGCTAAAGGAACT ATGTGGCATAAGAAGTGCTTCAACTGTGCAGAATGCCACAGGCCTCTGGACTCAATGCTGGCTTGTGATGGCCCTGACAAAGAGATCCATTGCAAGGCATGCTATGCGAAGCTGTTTGGGCCTAAAGGATTTGGTTTTGGTCATGCACCTACCCTAGTATCCACTGATGCTGAGCCCACCATTACata CACAGAACAACTTCCATTCACTGGGCAGAAGGCGGCTAAAGGCCAGGGCTGCCCTCGATGTGGATTCCCAGTCTATGCTGCAGAACAGATGCACTCCAAGAATGGCACATGGCACAGAAGGTGCTTCTCATGTGCGGATTGCCATAGATCTCTT GATTCCACCAACTTGAATGACGGACCCAATGGTGAAATCTACTGCCGAGGCTGCTACGGCAGGAACTTTGGTCCGAAAGGTGTTGGTTTCGGAATGGGCGCAGGCACATTAACCATGGCATAA